Proteins encoded within one genomic window of Halorussus salilacus:
- a CDS encoding class I SAM-dependent methyltransferase — protein MSGGVTAAQRFYGRWADLYDILARATPGLGRLRDRAADALGLEPGDTVVEMGCGTGANFPHLRERVGPTGRVVGIDFTRGMLQRARDRIEREGWGNVHVVQADATRIEFREPPDAILATFVVGMLGDPAGAVERWADMLAPGGHLALLDAAQTTRRFGWPVNQAFRGLVVASSPTGMDGYERAPWTVLDDRVESARRALSTRAEEVTHGEHALGIVRLTGGTVD, from the coding sequence ATGTCGGGGGGAGTGACCGCGGCCCAGCGGTTCTACGGTCGGTGGGCCGACCTGTACGACATTCTCGCGCGCGCGACGCCCGGACTCGGACGGTTGCGCGACCGCGCGGCCGACGCGCTGGGGCTCGAACCGGGCGACACGGTCGTCGAGATGGGATGTGGCACCGGCGCGAACTTCCCGCACCTCCGCGAGCGGGTCGGACCGACCGGCCGGGTGGTCGGGATCGATTTCACCCGCGGGATGCTGCAGCGCGCCCGGGACCGAATCGAACGCGAGGGCTGGGGGAACGTCCACGTCGTGCAGGCCGACGCGACCCGAATCGAGTTCCGGGAACCGCCCGACGCGATTCTGGCGACCTTCGTGGTCGGGATGCTCGGCGACCCCGCGGGGGCCGTCGAGCGGTGGGCCGACATGCTCGCGCCGGGCGGCCACCTCGCCCTGCTGGACGCCGCCCAGACCACCCGCCGGTTCGGGTGGCCGGTCAATCAGGCGTTCCGGGGACTGGTGGTCGCCTCGTCGCCGACCGGGATGGACGGCTACGAGCGCGCGCCGTGGACCGTGCTGGACGACCGGGTCGAGAGCGCCCGCCGGGCGCTCTCGACCCGCGCCGAGGAGGTGACTCACGGCGAGCACGCGCTGGGAATCGTCCGGCTTACCGGCGGAACTGTCGACTGA